Part of the Drosophila santomea strain STO CAGO 1482 chromosome 2L, Prin_Dsan_1.1, whole genome shotgun sequence genome is shown below.
CCCATCATGGATGGATAAtcaacataaattaaaaactccCTTTCCTCTTACAGAGCTGGAGCTCATCCGACGCGACATTCAGTCCCGGCTGTGGTGCACATACCGCCACGGGTTTTCGCCGTTGGGAGAAGTCCAGCTCACCACGGACAAGGGCTGGGGCTGCATGCTGCGCTGTGGTCAGATGGTTCTCGCCCAGGCCCTGATCGATCTACATTTGGGACGCGACTGGTTCTGGACGTCGGACTGCCGTGATGCCACCTACCTCAAGATTGTTAACCGTTTTGAAGACGTGAGGAATAGCTACTACTCCATACACCAGATCGCCCAGATGGGAGAGACCCAGAACAAAGCGGTAGGCGAGTGGCTGGGACCGAATACAGTAGCCCAGATTCTCAAGTAAGACCACAACATTGTGCTTAATATGATGGATAACTGGGCTAATCAATTGGTCATTACAGAAAACTAGTGCGCTTCGATGACTGGAGCTCTCTGGCGATTCACGTGGCCATGGATAGCACAGTGGTATTGGATGACGTATGTAAGTGTGATAAGTGATCTGAATTTCTCGAAAATTTCCCTAACAAGATGGCACACCTTGTAGATTCGTCATGTCGCGAAGGAGGCTCATGGAAGCCACTGCTTCTCATAATCCCCCTGCGCCTGGGCATCACAGACATTAACCCGCTTTACGTGCCTGCCTTAAAGCGCTGCCTTGAACTAGAGAGTAGTTGTGGCATGATCGGAGGTCGACCAAACCAGGCTCTGTACTTCTTGGGCTACGTGGATGATGAGGTTCTCTACCTAGATCCCCATACAACGCAAAGAACGGGCGTCGTGGGGCAGAAGACAGCTGCGGCAGAACAGGACTACGACGAGACCTACCATCAAAAGCATGCTGCTCGCCTCAGCTTCTCCGCCATGGACCCCTCGCTGGCTGTTTGTTTCCTCTGCAAGACCAGTGATAGTTTCGAGGCCCTGTTAACCAAGTTGAAGGAGGAGGTGCTCAGCCTCTGCTCGCCGGCTCTCTTCGAGATCAGCCAAGCACGTGCCGTCGATTGGGACACCACGGAGGACATCGACTGGCCCACCATGCCGGATATCGATTGGCCCGCGGGCACCTCGGATTCGGACTCCTTTGCCATAGTTGGTAAGTTCAGCTGAAAGTGCCTAAATCGCAGCCTGAATCAACAGTCCGCAATTCCACTCTGATTTCACTCAATAAATCCACTCAATTTTCCAGAAGAGAGCGGTAGGGACAGCGACGCCGGCTGTAGCGGCGCCAGTGGCAGCGGCAAAAAGCCCAGTGAGAGCACCGCCATTTGAGAGGACGCCGTCGGAGCGCCTGCGCCGCACCAGAACAGATGAAGCCCAGCCAGGCGAAAGTGGAGCACCCGAAGAGATGGTGGACGAGGAGAAGAAGCGAGTGGGGCGAGAGGTCGAGCCCCCTGCAGATGCTGCGAATGCAATAAACTAAGGCTAAAGTGCATAATTAGACGAGTGGTTGAGATTTAGATTTTAGTATGTTTACGATTTGTACGAATGCGGTTCTTAGCGATTCATAATGCTGCTTTATTGTACGCGATTGACTCCACGGGAGACAAtttggcaaacacacacacagagcgACACTTACAGACACACACCGCTTTTTGATGatcaattaaacatttttatgcaaCGTTGTACATTGAAGACTCGATGAGATCGAGGCAATCGCCTTAGCCCAGTGTGTATTTATATGTTTGTAATCGTAATATTCATTTTCCTTTCGTATATTCGTCTGTATATGCTCAAAAATGGACCAACAACTAAATACATAATACTTGgactatatgtatatatctatatatatgtatatatcaacTTTGCTATCCGCCTCTGGACTCAACGGCTGGACAAACTCAAGCTACACGAACCAAGGAACTTTCTCGAATGAGTAACCAAGATGAGGATGTAGGAAACTACGTTAACAACAAACACGCGGCTACGCAGCTGGAAAATTGACACTAATTGGGCTTGACCTCTGGTCTTCCGGGCTAATTCCCGCAGAAAGGCAAACTGGGATTTGCAGATCAAAGTATCCACTTCTCCTACAATTTGCATCTGACCAATTTTTTCTATAAGTGACCCATTTTTGTTGCTTGCTCTTcaaatgcattaaaatttaGCATTTCATCCCTCCTTTTTTTGGATATTCAGGGTAAATTCTGTATTGTATTCACTATAAACTTTTCTAATCTCAATTTGATGGTTCCAAATCAAGCACTGGGAACACACACAACAATCTTGGATATGGAAAGCTGATTAAAATGGACTAGCCTCTAGAAAGGAGGGACTTTTGAGCTACTTTTTGTTAATCCATCTTGGTGTTCTTTGAACTTTAGTTTCCTTTCAAAAACGCAAAGTGGCTGAGAAACCCCCAGTTTGCCTTTCCCATCGGGGAACCCATCAAGGACCCAGTAGAACCAGGAGAGTAATATGAACATTCAACAACTATTTTCGGATGCCTTAGAGTATGCAGCACGATCTCTCAATCCGCTTCTCCGCCTTGGGCTCGCTGTGCAGGGCCATCTCCACGTGCTTGCGTGCCAGCCAGGACTGCTTCTGCAACCGATTGACCACGATCCTGTAGGCGCCGATGATGTCGGAGCGGGGTCCACTCTGCCTGGCGTTGATCAGCATCTCAGAGGTCAGGCCCAGCTCGGCCAGGATCTGCCGCGCCTCGAACTCCAGTGCACCCAGCTGGCTCAGATCCTCGGTGCTCGTGGGCAGCATGACGCAGCTGCCCGTCTCCGCATCGTAGTTCTTGAACAGGGGACAATCGTCGGCCACCTCCACGTTCCACGGATTGATCTTGGCCGAGCCGCACTGTCCACCGTTGGCCAGCTGCTTCTCCGGTTCCGTTTCCATGGGCGTGACCTTCTTCTTGAGGCTGCCACAGAACATGTATCTCCTGGCTGGACGCTTTGCCTGCTCGGTGGCCTGTGGCTCCTTCAGCTGACTTGATGCCGGCGCCAAAAGTTCGTGACCCATCTCGATCGGTTGCAGGAAGTTCTGCACAAACATCTCGTCCTGCTGCCTGGTGTTCATGCTGATGGCCGGCTTCTTGACCACCTCCGCATAGCGATCCCTTAGTGAGGCGGACTTCCGCAGCCGATGGGACTTGCTGCGCACCCAGAAGATGGACCTCTTGACCGGCTTGCTGTGCTGGTTGATCTCCCACTGCATCAGGTCTGCGCTTAGCTTGGGACAGGTCACAAACTGGCTGTTCAGCATGTCGTCGATGGTTGGCCGCTGGGCGGGTATGTGGATCAGGATGCGTTCTAAATGGGATATTGGTTATAAccatagttttatttattatctaTTACTTATTATTACTTACGTATAAGTCTTATGCAGGGCAAGCTGAGCTGACCGGGCAGCAGATAGTCGCCCTTCAGGATGGCCGCTTTCAGGCCGGGAATCGTGGGTGCCCGGAAGGGCATGTTTCCGACCACCATGAAGTAGAGCAGGATGCCCAGGGCCCACACATCCACGGGTGCTCCAATGTAGTGGTCATCGGAGAAGAGCTCGGGGGCCGCATACGGCGGGGATCCGCAGAACGTGTCGAGCTTTTGATTGGCACCTGTCAATGCGAATGAAATCGAATGAAATTGATTAGATGGCCGACGAAGCGAACTGGTTGTTCACCCGTACCATTGATGAGTTGGGTGCTGAAACCGAAGTCGGCCAGCTTGAGGCGATCCTCGGAGAGGAGCAGGACATTCTCCGCCTTGATGTCCCGATGCACGTAGCCCAGACTGTGCTGCAAGTGCGaatcaattcaattaatttcgcagaagaaaatatcaataattaattgcatattatAAACACgcatgcaaattaatattaaataggCCATAAATCTCTCTGTGAAAGGTTTAACATGAATTATGACCAGTTGGCAATATTGATTTTTGGTTGAGatacaattaaattatatttgccACCATTAATTTGGTCGTTTCTGTAGTAATTGTATGATGGACTTACCATATGTTTGACTGCCAGGAGGAGCTGCT
Proteins encoded:
- the LOC120447996 gene encoding cysteine protease ATG4B isoform X2, which encodes MLVGLSDQLARIMESVFEAYLGPDSVLASAVGQAVGSGEPEDIPRRNTDVWVLGKKYNAIQELELIRRDIQSRLWCTYRHGFSPLGEVQLTTDKGWGCMLRCGQMVLAQALIDLHLGRDWFWTSDCRDATYLKIVNRFEDVRNSYYSIHQIAQMGETQNKAVGEWLGPNTVAQILKKLVRFDDWSSLAIHVAMDSTVVLDDVYSSCREGGSWKPLLLIIPLRLGITDINPLYVPALKRCLELESSCGMIGGRPNQALYFLGYVDDEVLYLDPHTTQRTGVVGQKTAAAEQDYDETYHQKHAARLSFSAMDPSLAVCFLCKTSDSFEALLTKLKEEVLSLCSPALFEISQARAVDWDTTEDIDWPTMPDIDWPAGTSDSDSFAIVESGRDSDAGCSGASGSGKKPSESTAI
- the LOC120447996 gene encoding cysteine protease ATG4B isoform X1, which gives rise to MLVGLSDQLARIMESVFEAYLGPDSVLASAVGQAVGSGEPEDIPRRNTDVWVLGKKYNAIQELELIRRDIQSRLWCTYRHGFSPLGEVQLTTDKGWGCMLRCGQMVLAQALIDLHLGRDWFWTSDCRDATYLKIVNRFEDVRNSYYSIHQIAQMGETQNKAVGEWLGPNTVAQILKKLVRFDDWSSLAIHVAMDSTVVLDDVYSSCREGGSWKPLLLIIPLRLGITDINPLYVPALKRCLELESSCGMIGGRPNQALYFLGYVDDEVLYLDPHTTQRTGVVGQKTAAAEQDYDETYHQKHAARLSFSAMDPSLAVCFLCKTSDSFEALLTKLKEEVLSLCSPALFEISQARAVDWDTTEDIDWPTMPDIDWPAGTSDSDSFAIVEESGRDSDAGCSGASGSGKKPSESTAI
- the LOC120447986 gene encoding serine/threonine-protein kinase SIK3; protein product: MLSSEIATLECVHHPNILRLFEVVETLGRVYLVTEWIRGGELYNHITQGGPLREIHAAPLLKQLLLAVKHMHSLGYVHRDIKAENVLLLSEDRLKLADFGFSTQLINGANQKLDTFCGSPPYAAPELFSDDHYIGAPVDVWALGILLYFMVVGNMPFRAPTIPGLKAAILKGDYLLPGQLSLPCIRLIQRILIHIPAQRPTIDDMLNSQFVTCPKLSADLMQWEINQHSKPVKRSIFWVRSKSHRLRKSASLRDRYAEVVKKPAISMNTRQQDEMFVQNFLQPIEMGHELLAPASSQLKEPQATEQAKRPARRYMFCGSLKKKVTPMETEPEKQLANGGQCGSAKINPWNVEVADDCPLFKNYDAETGSCVMLPTSTEDLSQLGALEFEARQILAELGLTSEMLINARQSGPRSDIIGAYRIVVNRLQKQSWLARKHVEMALHSEPKAEKRIERSCCIL